Proteins co-encoded in one Callospermophilus lateralis isolate mCalLat2 chromosome 2, mCalLat2.hap1, whole genome shotgun sequence genomic window:
- the LOC143390534 gene encoding olfactory receptor 5B3-like: MENRTEVTQFILLGLTNDPSLQLPLFVTFLLIYIINLIGNLGIILLIVLDSRLHTPMYFFLGNLSLVDLCYSSAVSSTVMAGLLLGYKVISYNACVTQMFFFGAFATVENYLLASMAYDRYAAVCKPLHYTTTMTTSVCSHLIVGCYVCGFLSACILTGNTFSLTYSKSNMVHHFFCDVLAVMVLSHSDRHVNELVLIYVASFNILIALLIILISYIFIFITILKMRSAAGHKKAISTCASHFTAVSIFYGTLIFVYLQPSSSHSMDTFKIASVFYTMVIPMLNPVIYSLRNKEVKIAFLKVRSMFICCEKNNL; encoded by the coding sequence ATGGAGAATAGGACAGAAGTGACACAGTTCATCCTGCTGGGACTGACCAATGACCCAAGTCTGCAGCTTCCCCTCTTTGTGACCTTCCTGCTCATCTATATCATCAATCTGATTGGGAACCTGGGGATAATCCTGTTGATTGTCTTGGACTCCCGTCTTCACACTCCCATGTATTTTTTCCTGGGCAACCTGTCTCTGGTGGACTTGTGCTACTCTTCAGCTGTCAGTTCCACAGTCATGGCTGGGCTCCTTCTTGGATACAAGGTCATCTCCTACAATGCTTGTGTCACCCAGATGTTCTTTTTTGGAGCCTTTGCCACTGTGGAAAACTACCTCCTGGCCTcgatggcctatgaccgctatgCAGCAGTGTGCAAGCCCCTGCACTACACCACCACCATGACCACAAGTGTGTGTTCACACCTGATCGTAGGCTGCTATGTCTGTGGATTCCTGAGTGCCTGCATCCTCACTGGGAACACATTCAGTCTCAcctactctaagtccaacatggtccaTCATTTTTTCTGTGATGTTCTAGCAGTGATGGTTCTCTCTCACTCTGATAGACACGTGAATGAACTGGTTCTTATTTATGTAGCCAGCTTCAatatcttaattgctctcctcataatattaatttcttacatatttatttttatcacaATCCTAAAGATGCGCTCAGCTGCAGGACATAAGAAGGCTATATCCACCTGTGCCTCCCACTTTACTGCAGTCTCTATATTTTATGGGACTCTAATCTTCGTGTACTTACAGCCCAGCTCCAGTCACTCCATGGACACATTCAAAatcgcatctgtgttctacactatGGTCATTCCCATGCTGAACCCTGTGATCTACAGCCTCAGGAACAAGGAGGTCAAGATTGCATTCTTAAAAGTCAGGAGTatgttcatttgttgtgagaagaATAATCTTTAG
- the LOC143391843 gene encoding olfactory receptor 5B3-like has product MTGKNHMTEVTQFILLGLTNDPGLQLPLFVTFLLIYTINLVGNLGMILLIVLDSHLYTPMYFFLGNLSLVDICYSSAVTPTVMAGLLLGDKVISYNACAAQMFFFGTFAIVENYLLASMAYDRYAAVCKPLHYTTTMTTGVCSHLIIGCYVCGFLSASIITGNTFSLIFCKSNVVHHFFCDVLAVMVLSCSEKHISELVLFYIVSFCIFFSLLIILVSYMFIFITILNMHSAAGHRKAISTCASHFTAVSIFYGTLIFVYIQPSSSHSVDTDKIASVFYTMVIPMLNPVIYSLRNKEVKIEFLRDWVEKSIEI; this is encoded by the exons atgacgggtaagaaccatat GACAGAAGTGACACAGTTCATCCTTCTGGGACTGACCAATGACCCAGGTTTGCAGCTTCCCCTCTTTGTGACCTTCCTCCTCATCTACACCATTAATCTTGTTGGGAACCTGGGGATGATCCTGTTGATTGTCTTGGACTCCCATCTCTACACTCCCATGTACTTTTTCCTTGGCAACCTGTCTCTGGTGGACATTTGCTACTCTTCAGCTGTCACTCCTACAGTCATGGCTGGGCTCCTTCTAGGAGACAAGGTCATCTCCTACAATGCGTGTGCTGCTCAGATGTTCTTTTTTGGAACCTTTGCCATTGTGGAAAACTACCTGTTGGCCTCaatggcctatgaccgctatgCAGCTGTGTGCAAGCCCCTGCACTACACCACCACCATGACGACTGGTGTGTGTTCACACCTGATCATAGGCTGCTATGTCTGTGGATTCCTGAGTGCCTCCATCATCACTGGGAACACTTTCAGTCTCATCTTCTGTAAGTCCAATGTGGTCCACCATTTTTTCTGTGATGTTCTAGCAGTCATGGttctctcttgttctgagaaacaTATTAGTGagcttgttcttttttatattgtgagtttctgtatctttttttctctcctcaTTATCTTAGTATCCTACATGTTCATTTTTATCACAATCCTAAATATGCACTCAGCTGCAGGACATAGGAAGGCTATATCTACCTGTGCCTCCCACTTTACTGCAGTCTCTATTTTCTATGGGACCCTAATATTCGTGTATATACAGCCCAGCTCCAGTCATTCTGTGGACACAGACAAAattgcatctgtgttctacactatGGTCATCCCTATGCTGAATCCTGTgatctacagcctgaggaacaaggaGGTCAAGATTGAATTCTTAAGGGACTGGGTTGAAAAATCAATTGAGATTTGA
- the LOC143391844 gene encoding olfactory receptor 5B2-like, which translates to MENRTEVTHFILLGLTKDPGLQLPLFVTFLLIYTITLVGNLGMILLILLDSRLHTPMYFFLGNLSLVDLCYSSAVTPTVMGGLLPGDEVISYNACAAQMFFITGFVTVENYLLSSMAYDRYAAVCKPLHYTTTMTTRVCMCLIIGSYVSGLLIASFYIGDTFSLTFCKSNVVHHFFCDIPAVMVLSCSDRHMNELVLLPVCAFNVVFALIVISISYIFIFTTIGKMRSGAGHQKAISTCASHFTAVSIFYGTTIFMYLQPLSSHSMDSDKIASVFYTMVIPMLNPVVYSLRNKEVMNAFTKIVLVAK; encoded by the coding sequence atggagaacaggacagaaGTGACCCACTTCATCCTGCTGGGACTGACCAAGGACCCAGGTCTGCAGCTTCCCCTCTTTGTGACCTTCCTCCTCATCTACACCATCACTCTGGTTGGGAACCTGGGGATGATCCTGTTGATTCTCCTGGACTCCCGTCTCCACACTCCCATGTACTTTTTCCTGGGCAACCTGTCTCTGGTGGACTTGTGCTACTCTTCAGCTGTCACTCCCACAGTCATGGGTGGGCTCCTTCCTGGAGATGAGGTCATCTCCTACAATGCTTGTGCTGCTCAGATGTTCTTTATTACAGGTTTTGTTACTGTGGAAAATTACCTTCTGTCCTCAATGGCCTATGATCGCTATGCAGCAGTGTGCAAGCCCCTGCACTACACCACCACCATGACGacacgtgtgtgtatgtgtctcatCATAGGCTCCTATGTTTCTGGTTTGTTGATTGCCTCCTTCTACATTGGGGACACCTTCAGTCTCACCTTCTGCAAGTCCAATGTGGTCCATCATTTTTTCTGTGATATTCCAGCAGTCATGGTTCTCTCTTGCTCTGATAGACACATGAATGAGCTTGTTCTTCTTCCTGTCTGTGCCTTCAATGTGGTTTTTGCTCTTATTGTTATCTCAATATCCTACATATTCATTTTTACCACAATTGGAAAGATGCGCTCTGGTGCAGGACATCAGAAGGCTATATCCACCTGTGCCTCCCACTTCACTGCAGTCTCCATTTTCTATGGGACCACCATCTTCATGTACTTACAGCCTCTCTCTAGTCACTCCATGGACAGTGACAAAattgcatctgtgttctacactatGGTCATCCCCATGCTGAACCCTGTGgtctacagcctgaggaacaaggaGGTCATGAATGCATTCACAAAGATTGTTTTAGTGGCAAAATAA